GTTTAAAATATCGACAAAAGATGGTTGACGGTACGTTTAGTGGCGGTGCGATGTACTATTTACGAGACGGACTTAAAAATAAGTCGCTAGGCAAAGGACTTGCGTTGTGGTTTGCTATTGCCGTGATATTGATGGCAACTTTCGGCAGCGGGAATATGGCCCAATCCAACTCAATTGCTTTGTCGTTGAATAGCGACTTTAACCTGAATTTTTTTGTAACCGGGATTGTGCTCGCATTACTGTGCGGTGTTGTATTGATTGGTGGTGTGACTAGAATTGCCGAAGTGTCGGATAAATTGGTTCCGCTAATGATCGTCCTATACATTGTAGCTTCGCTATACGTTATTATTATAAATTTCGCTCAAATTCCGGATGTATTTATCGTTGTTTTGCAATCGGCATTTGCACCGGAGGCCATGGCCGGCGGTATTATAGGCCATACGGTTAAAGACGCCATGCGTTACGGTATCTCACGAGGCACTTTATCCAATGAATCAGGGATTGGTTCATGTTCAATTCCTGCTGCGGCTGCCAAAGGCAATGAATCGGCAGCTCAAGGATTAGTTGCCATGATGGGAACCTTTATCGATACGATCATTGTTTGCAGCATGACGGCTTTCGTGATTTTATCATCCGATTTACATCCAAATCCGGTTGGATTGACCAGCACACAATTGACCAAATCAGCTTTTGCCGTCGGCCTCGGTTCGGACTGGGGCGGTTACATGGTCAGTATTTGCAGCTTTCTTTTTGGATTCACAACGCTTATTGGGTGGTCGTATTACGGTGAGCAAGGCGCACGGTACTTGTTCGGGCAAAAAAGCGTGAAAACCTATCGATTAGTTTTTTGTCTTTTTGTTTTTTTTGGAGCGGTGTTGCAAGGCAAGTATTTAAATATCGTATGGAATCTTGGTGATATTGGTAACGCACTGATGGCCATTCCGAATCTGATCGGTTTAGTATTTCTGGGAAGTCTCGTTAAAAAAGAAACCGACGCTTATCTTGAAAAATGGGATCGTGGTGCTCTGAAAAATCCGTTTGGCGATTAGTATCTGTCATTTTCATAAAAAGCTGTTCAAAATGATTCTCAATACTTTTTTGAACAGCTTTTTTATTTGTT
The DNA window shown above is from bacterium and carries:
- a CDS encoding sodium:alanine symporter family protein encodes the protein MTEFLDLLLAVTTLIADHIWWPVVIIMLGATGVYMSFQTKFIQFRRLGLAIKFMVRGRSKEESAGREGDITPFQALMTALAATVGNGNIAGVATAIASGGPGAPFWMWMTALFGMATKYAEALLGLKYRQKMVDGTFSGGAMYYLRDGLKNKSLGKGLALWFAIAVILMATFGSGNMAQSNSIALSLNSDFNLNFFVTGIVLALLCGVVLIGGVTRIAEVSDKLVPLMIVLYIVASLYVIIINFAQIPDVFIVVLQSAFAPEAMAGGIIGHTVKDAMRYGISRGTLSNESGIGSCSIPAAAAKGNESAAQGLVAMMGTFIDTIIVCSMTAFVILSSDLHPNPVGLTSTQLTKSAFAVGLGSDWGGYMVSICSFLFGFTTLIGWSYYGEQGARYLFGQKSVKTYRLVFCLFVFFGAVLQGKYLNIVWNLGDIGNALMAIPNLIGLVFLGSLVKKETDAYLEKWDRGALKNPFGD